Proteins found in one Clostridia bacterium genomic segment:
- a CDS encoding fumarate hydratase, which produces MRTISCNQIVETVAKLCMDANYFLDDEVLEAFKRSLEQEESPTGRDVLKQLIENARIAALEQVPMCQDTGVAVIFLELGQDVRVTGGDLYDAVNEGVRKGYQEGYLRKSMVKDPFDRVNTGDNTPAIIHTTIVPGDQLKVTVAPKGGGSENMSALAMLSPSAGVEGVKQFVVETVRKAGPNPCPPIVVGVGIGGNFETAALIAKKALLRPLGQANPKPEYAKMESELLERIQNLGIGPQGFGGRVTALAVHVETMPCHIASLPVAVNIQCHASRHKTAIL; this is translated from the coding sequence GTGCGAACTATAAGTTGTAACCAAATAGTAGAAACGGTAGCTAAGCTATGCATGGACGCCAATTATTTTCTTGATGATGAGGTCTTGGAGGCCTTCAAGCGGTCCCTGGAACAAGAGGAATCGCCCACCGGCAGGGACGTACTAAAGCAGCTAATAGAGAATGCCAGAATCGCTGCTTTGGAACAAGTTCCCATGTGCCAGGATACTGGGGTGGCGGTGATTTTCTTAGAGCTAGGGCAAGATGTCCGTGTCACCGGTGGGGATCTCTACGATGCTGTTAACGAGGGAGTACGAAAAGGGTATCAAGAGGGGTATTTGCGGAAGTCGATGGTTAAGGATCCCTTTGATAGGGTAAATACTGGCGACAATACTCCTGCCATAATCCACACCACTATTGTGCCGGGGGACCAGTTAAAAGTGACAGTTGCTCCCAAGGGTGGCGGTAGCGAAAACATGAGTGCCCTAGCCATGTTGTCTCCATCAGCTGGGGTAGAGGGTGTAAAACAATTCGTAGTAGAAACCGTGCGTAAGGCGGGCCCCAATCCTTGCCCCCCCATCGTTGTTGGGGTAGGAATAGGTGGCAACTTCGAAACCGCAGCTCTCATTGCCAAGAAAGCTTTGCTAAGACCTTTAGGACAAGCTAATCCTAAGCCCGAATACGCAAAGATGGAATCTGAATTGTTGGAGCGGATTCAGAATCTGGGTATTGGCCCCCAAGGGTTTGGAGGCCGAGTAACTGCCCTAGCTGTTCACGTGGAGACAATGCCTTGCCATATTGCTAGCTTGCCGGTGGCCGTTAACATTCAGTGCCACGCCAGCCGGCACAAGACGGCAATTCTTTAG
- a CDS encoding Fe-S-containing hydro-lyase — protein MADKYVSPPLTDADVMQLRIGDQVFITGVIYTARDAAHKRLVELIDKGEDLPIDLKGQVIYYAGPSPAKPGQVIGSAGPTTSGRMDAYSPRLIAEKGLKLMVGKGSRSQTVKEAMQKNKAAYLAAVGGAAALIAKCVKKAEVVAYPELGPEAISRLEVENFPAIVVNDCYGGDLYEEGVKQYAR, from the coding sequence GTGGCAGACAAATACGTATCTCCACCGCTAACCGATGCAGATGTGATGCAGTTGCGAATAGGGGACCAGGTATTTATTACCGGCGTAATCTATACGGCCCGGGACGCAGCCCATAAGCGCTTGGTTGAGCTTATAGACAAGGGAGAAGATCTCCCAATCGATCTTAAGGGCCAAGTAATTTATTACGCCGGTCCTAGTCCAGCCAAGCCGGGCCAAGTGATAGGCTCGGCTGGCCCTACTACCAGCGGGCGGATGGATGCTTATTCTCCCAGGCTGATTGCCGAGAAGGGTCTCAAACTGATGGTAGGCAAAGGCTCTCGGTCTCAGACAGTCAAGGAAGCTATGCAGAAAAATAAGGCCGCATACCTAGCGGCAGTGGGTGGGGCAGCTGCATTAATTGCCAAATGCGTAAAGAAGGCGGAGGTGGTGGCTTACCCAGAACTAGGACCAGAAGCGATTAGCCGGCTGGAAGTAGAAAACTTTCCGGCTATTGTGGTTAACGATTGTTACGGTGGGGATCTGTACGAAGAAGGAGTTAAACAATACGCCAGATAA
- a CDS encoding NADP-dependent malic enzyme produces the protein MFMTKEELLAKAKKPAADAMRLHPFYRGKMQTIPRCAVRSLDDFAIWYTPGVAEPCKAIKENRELVYEFTSKWNTVAVVSDGTRVLGLGDIGPEAGMPVMEGKALLFKYLGGVDAVPICLDTKDPEEIIRTVKLLQPSFGGINLEDIAQPKCFDILDRLRAEMEIPVWHDDQQGTAAVTLAGLISALKIVDKKIEEARIAMIGAGAANICIARILIAAGVRPENIVMTDTKGILHRGRVELKEKYPQKWEMCEKTNGEGRVGGIAEAMKGADAVIALSQPGPGVIQKEWIKQMAKDAIVFACANPVPEIWPWEAKEAGARIVATGRSDFPNQVNNSLGFPSIFRGALDVRAKTITDEMCIESAKELSRYAEDKGLLSEDYLIPTMEEWEVYPRVAAAVGSKAVEQGIARVNKTWQELYDNAVKMIKEARDMTQLLMEKGFIAEAPE, from the coding sequence ATGTTCATGACTAAAGAAGAACTGCTGGCCAAAGCTAAGAAACCTGCAGCCGATGCCATGAGACTGCACCCGTTTTATCGGGGCAAAATGCAGACTATACCTCGTTGTGCTGTCCGTAGCCTGGATGATTTTGCCATTTGGTACACTCCTGGGGTAGCTGAACCCTGTAAAGCTATTAAAGAGAACCGGGAGTTGGTCTATGAATTTACCAGCAAATGGAACACGGTAGCTGTGGTGTCAGATGGAACCAGGGTCCTGGGGCTTGGCGATATTGGCCCTGAAGCTGGTATGCCGGTCATGGAAGGAAAGGCGTTGTTGTTTAAGTATCTGGGTGGGGTGGATGCAGTACCTATTTGCCTAGACACTAAGGATCCTGAGGAGATTATTCGCACCGTAAAGCTTCTACAGCCTTCTTTTGGTGGCATCAACCTAGAAGATATTGCCCAGCCCAAGTGTTTTGATATTTTGGACCGCCTCCGTGCCGAAATGGAAATCCCGGTCTGGCATGATGACCAGCAAGGGACGGCAGCAGTAACCCTGGCCGGCTTGATCAGTGCCCTCAAAATCGTAGATAAGAAGATAGAGGAAGCCAGGATTGCCATGATTGGCGCTGGTGCCGCCAACATCTGTATTGCCAGGATATTGATAGCGGCCGGAGTTCGTCCGGAGAACATTGTTATGACCGACACCAAAGGCATCCTCCATCGGGGTCGAGTGGAGCTTAAAGAAAAATATCCTCAAAAATGGGAGATGTGCGAGAAGACCAATGGCGAGGGGCGTGTAGGCGGCATTGCTGAGGCCATGAAGGGAGCCGATGCGGTGATTGCCCTTTCCCAGCCTGGGCCCGGGGTGATCCAAAAAGAATGGATAAAGCAGATGGCCAAGGACGCCATAGTCTTTGCTTGCGCTAACCCGGTGCCGGAGATTTGGCCCTGGGAAGCTAAGGAAGCTGGAGCCAGAATAGTGGCTACTGGTCGCTCCGACTTTCCCAACCAGGTCAATAACTCCCTAGGGTTTCCTTCCATTTTTAGAGGGGCATTGGATGTGAGGGCAAAGACCATCACTGACGAGATGTGTATAGAATCTGCCAAAGAACTATCGAGATATGCTGAGGATAAGGGGCTATTAAGCGAGGACTATCTCATTCCCACCATGGAAGAATGGGAAGTCTATCCCCGGGTAGCAGCAGCTGTAGGCAGTAAGGCGGTGGAACAGGGCATCGCTCGTGTCAATAAGACCTGGCAGGAACTGTACGATAATGCGGTCAAGAT